In Candidatus Acidiferrales bacterium, the genomic window CATGATCATTCTCGCCGTGGTGAGCGGCGTGACCCTGGGGCAGAAAGACGCAAGACAGATTGCGATTGCGGTGATTCTGGCCCTGGGGCTGGTGATTTTTGTGCTGCTGGCTGGACGAGGGATGATCCGCCGGGTGGTGCCGCGAGTTGCCCACTTCACCCGGCAGAAGTCCTACTTCAGTCTCGCGCTTCTGATCTGCCTCGGCCTCTCCGTGCTGGCAGTGGAAGTCGGGATCGCGGCCATCATCGGGGCTTTCCTGGCCGGTCTGGTGTTTTCCGAGGAAGAGACGGCGGAGGATTTGCGAGTCAAAACGCACGCCATCTATGAGTTTGTGGTTCCGTTCTTCTTTGTCGCCATGGGAATGGCGATGGACATTCGAGTGTTTGCCCGAAAAGAGATTTTGCTGGTCGCCGGAATCGTCACGTTTTTGGCGATTGTCGGCAAGCTGGTGAGCTGCGGCCTGGCGGCGATGAATCTCGGCTGGCTCGAAGCACTGCGCATCGGCGTGGGCATGGTGCCGCGCGGCGAGGTAGGGCTGATTGTCGCTTTAATTGGCCTCAACCAGAAGGTGATGTCGGCGGAGCTTTATTCCGTCATCGTGATCATGAGCTTGATTACGACAATGATCGTGCCGCCCGTCCTGACCCGCCTCTACGCGAAAGCCAAACCCGCTGCTCCGGTCACCCCTATCCCATAGGGCTCCTGGCTCTTTTCCTTCCGCATAAAGTCCTCTGGGTCTGGCTGTAAATCAGGCCTTCACGGTGAGCGATTTCGAAGTCATCAAGCCGTGCGTGTCATGCTGAGTCCCGATGAAATCGGGACGAAGCATCTGCTTTTTCCTCGGTCAGGGGCATATTTTGCGCATCCACGGGTCACTCTTCACGAATCACGGGCTTGCCCTGAGCGAAGTCGAAGGGTCACGGCTCCTTTCTGCTTCTTGACCATTCTCGAATAAGGATTCACTATTAACGAAGCCGGGCCTGTAGCTCAGATGGATAGAGCAGCGGTTTCCTAAACCCACCAAATCTTCTATCTTGTTGGCTCGTCTTGCCTTTTGATACGTTTTGTTGCTTGGTTTTTCTTGTATTCGGGGCGTTATTGTTCTCCCCTTGTTCCCAAATTTGGGGGGCTTACGGCAGGAGGCCGATTCGGCGCGGGAGGTCAGCGAAGCGCCGGTCCGAACAAAGGCTGCCGCTCATCGGCTCTACCCTGAGGGAACACCACCTCCTCGAGCTCGCCATCACAGCCCCATCCGGGATAGAATGTCCCTCTACATTGAGGGAAGAATAGCAGCAAACGCATCTGAACCTGTAGCAATGAACTACCACCTGAGGGGGACCGGTGAAGCACGCTGAAGTAGTTCAGGCGTGGGGCAGAATCCTGCAAGG contains:
- a CDS encoding cation:proton antiporter → MEIESGKILIEIFFLFGAAKILGWLSQKLGQPAVVGELAAGIMIGPHALGLVHAGPLVNVLAEIGAIVLLFSAGLEQRLSELMRVGWVSTRVAMLGIAVPFGLGFGAGLWFKHSNTESIFLGTALVATSVGITARVLEDVGQQQSRSGRIILGAAVIDDILGMIILAVVSGVTLGQKDARQIAIAVILALGLVIFVLLAGRGMIRRVVPRVAHFTRQKSYFSLALLICLGLSVLAVEVGIAAIIGAFLAGLVFSEEETAEDLRVKTHAIYEFVVPFFFVAMGMAMDIRVFARKEILLVAGIVTFLAIVGKLVSCGLAAMNLGWLEALRIGVGMVPRGEVGLIVALIGLNQKVMSAELYSVIVIMSLITTMIVPPVLTRLYAKAKPAAPVTPIP